The Coffea arabica cultivar ET-39 chromosome 10e, Coffea Arabica ET-39 HiFi, whole genome shotgun sequence region ctcTCATACATATGTCATGGATATTTCAGActtttagttaaaaaaaaaatttgtgttaAAATAACATTTATCATAGTGTACtaattattttaggaccattttaTAGGTgaactaaatttaatttaaattatacaatagattatacatcatgtgattttcatttataattattggaTCCCATTCTTATGAACAATCTCCCAAGGAAAAAAATCAAGATCATactgattttcttatattaattgttatactaattttgtcatttttattattatattatttctcattttgtttaggcttttactcttattatttcttgtgtctcagatgtaaatttattaaaactttatcatcttattatattcataggtgttaaattataaaaattttgatatataaacaagtaatattctatatataactagtaagatttgttgttattgttattcgAACTTTCAAAcctttcaaaaattgaaaatgattaaaagcttataatacgacaaaattttatttcatattttacaagattatgtgaaaagtcaaactatttttcatagtattttaaaatatataaataatttttttaaattatacctataatcaggtattatacaggtatattatgagtacttactaactaaggtactaagaattaattattaataaaacatcttatcattatttcaaataaacttcctaatactagtttgaaatatgttttaaaataaaatagcaCATGTGTCCCATAAATCAGTAAGTTTGGATTATTAATCAATTTACCATGTTATTAGTAAGagttactatttatgtataaaagcttactattacttgaattaaacttactctctaaaaagtaagtttgggaACGAAATCTGTTATCCTATTTATGTCTTAAAAagtaaattgaaataaaaatgaaagttacttttaaaaaaaaaaataaattactactctaTATTCGAAACTTTCTTCttggagagtaagtttagttcaagtaatagtaagttttcaCGGATTAATAGTAAATCCTgttgatagaatagtaaatttggttaatcatcaagacttactagtttgtggcataaatttactattttacttaaagaaacttatatgaaacaagtattagaaagtttatttaaaataatgctaagatttttttattaatgattgaaacttaatattatagttagtaattgttggtaacgtaaatgtataatatatgatTGTATGTATCATTCATCAATGTTAtgtgttttaagcattttaataAATGTATGTATCATTTACAAAGGTTATGTGttctaataaatttattttctaggtCACAAGCATAAAAGTTAAATTTGTACTAATGTGGCATAATCTTTGAAAACTATAGTAAATTTACCCATAGATTAAGTTTCGTGAGattcaaatatattttgtatcatttacaatatggatttatatgcatatattttttttatcaaacttacttttaattggcaaatagtatgtaaattattataaaatgtcattttataataatcataatttttataGGTGAATGGTATATAAACTGCTAAAATTGCCAATTTATAAATGCTAAAATCTAGTTACTTTATGGCATATATTAGTTTGGTCAACTAAAAAATTAGCGTAATTAAGTGTACATTGGTTGTTGATTTGAAATTTGCACCCTTGTCACTATTTCGTTATTTGTACCACAAGTTTTTctgatcaaagtaaaacaaagtcaaatatattttccttttgtatgttgtatttatatttagtaaaaaattaataaaccatgattacatttcataatttctaatgaaattagtaacattttctaaataaattggaataatttgtaaaatatgttatttttttgacaatataattaggggtggcaatcgggtccAAATCGGAGTGACAGGTCGGGTTGAGACCCAGGTATAATAGAAAACTGGTTGACCCGAACTTGACCCCCCAATCCGAAACGGGTCAGGATATCTGACCCGAATCTGAAAATTCCAGGTTGTCGGGTTGGCGGGATGACCCGAATGACccaaaacttaattttaatttattaatttaccaCTGTAATTTGTAATTCACAcaagactaattacataatcaagtaataaaaatttaaataaataatcccaaaccaaatcaaaaataaattaaaaacatcgtaaaagtgttttgttccaaaccaaatataaaataaataaaagcagtataaaagtaaaaaataatataataaattatttttctaaatataataatttcaacttcaaataagttaaataaattcatttaggattaagtgattaatgcctttgaaacaaaaagaataacatAGTTTAGTtaggtaaaataatttttaattcataaacaGGTGATCGGGGGGTTGTATCGGATCACCCACGGTTTGACCCGAATAAGATCcattttcttttcgggttcgtCGCATTCGACTCGATTCTGACCCGACCCCGCAAAACCTCAATCCGAATCAATATATATCGTGCTAGGTTCATATCATTTTTTCAGGTCGTATCgcaaattgccacccctaaatataatcaaaagaaatttccaTCATAAAGAAAGGATGATGGCATACGTATAAATGTAAGCAACTATATACATATCACACCATAAGTTTAGGTttgatttgttcaaaacataGGTAATTTATTCGTTAGTAGATATAAAATGCATATTAAATTTCTACAAATGGAAAATACAATTTCATATATACTAACTATTAACAGAAGATGTAGTTTGAACACGATCAATTGAatgcatatttcatttgtttagcTATAATTTATTTTGTTACTTAGGTTGAATTTTTACATTTGAATAGAGTATTGATATCGGAACTTCAATTATTCTTAATGAACTTCAATTAAGTGTCAATGACAACAATTACTAAAATATAgttgtcttaaatttttttgaaaaaggacaaaaaaaatgacacttttttgtgaaaatatcaaattgttaattcaattcaaattaatttttttaataaaaaatattattcctCAAACTGGTTGCTTAATCCGTATCTATGCCCGTACTAGTGTCGAATGGATAACTAAAATAGtaaattgcaacaaaaattaattttaacaGGAAAGGTGCAAATAAGTAGAACTTTTGCTAACTTTaacccaaaattttaaaaaaaaggataggCTTGTTTGtagttttgaattcaaaagtGTTGTGGTTGTGATAAAATTctttattaaattttgaaacagtTAAGAATTCAAGAGATAAGTACCAAGGTGACTTTTATTAACCATTAATTATAGTTAGAGTAGGAAAGGTTGATGCACTAGTAACGCTTGGATTTCTTTATGCCAAAGAATTCATAGTACCTAAAGCTGGTAGCCTTTTTCCGGATTCATTGAAGGTATTTACGAGACCCCCACAACTATTGTTTCCTCGGTTACGATGAATGGACAAAGAAAGTCGAAACTAGTTCCCACCAACAAATCCAAAATTCCAAAATTCTATCTTGTGCTTCAGAGCTTACAGAAGGGCAGCAGGAACAGAGCATAAGAAAACCAGAAAGCGTAGCAAGAAGCAGAAGCACTTAGTTATACTGGTCATCTGAATCATCGTCCTCGCCGTCGTAATCGTAGTCATTTACCATAATCCATCTAGCACCGGGTAATGTGTTGAGGATCATGTGCTCCCAATCTCTTATACTTGCACCAAACCTGTGAATGCGAGAAAAATCCCTCTCGCTTGTGCACCAAACACAAGCGACAAAAATCATAATAAAGTAGGACTCACCATATGTAATACAAACTATCTATTTCTTGTTTCTGCACTCTACCCAATAGCTGGACTTGCAGAATCCCTCCAATGCAGAGGACAGGTTCTGGCAGCTTGAACTTTTGCAAACAATTCTCCTATAATGCAGTTAATTAGTAATACTGAATCTGGACCAGCAATATTTCATGACAAGATTCTTGTGCAGCTGAAGACACTTCTCCCTCCATTTGTGCTTCCATACCAGCAATACAAATCCCCCATCAAAAATCTTACAGCCTTTGCTGGATATATGGGGGAACCAAACTGAAAGTACACTGATAATGCAAATCAAGTTTTTCTACCAATAAAGAGACAGGTTTTAAACAAGAAGTCACCGTCAACCCCCTCCTCCCTAAACAAAAATGAAGTGTCTTCTAAAATAACCTTGAAATGGTTGAATATGGATTTCAGTAATCACACAGAGTTTGGCCATCAATTTATACGTTAATGTCTCAGGGACTGCAGAATCAATTTCACCCTTGTTCGACCAGTAAGAAGGTCTCTGACCAATCCTGTCACTTGGTTCCGGGGTATTCTGAATGCTTTCATCTGGGTAATTGTCAGTGCTTGAAGCACCAAGTGCCTCAGACAAGCATTCTTTTCTTGGGAAGGAGGCAATACCTTGAGCCAAAAATGCATATACTTTATGGTCCCGTTTCAGACATgcccattcaataggctcattGATCCTGGATTCCACAGGTTCTACAATGTTACTAATTTCAATAGCACGAGTAACAGTGGACATCTCAGGGAACACCTTTAAACAGAGTTGCTTGCATATTCCATTCACAATCACTGCATAAGGTTCAAAGCCCTTGAAAGAAACAGAGATAAAAGTACAGACAGCTGTGAAGCACCTCAATTTCTCTAGTTTGATCAAACACAGAAAAGATTGATAGACACGTCctcaaattcttttatttttcccccacCATAAGGCACAGATTGCCGCCCTGCACATAAACTTCTTTACTTTGATCACACAGAGAGAAGAGTTGACAGACAAGTGCTcaaactcttttcttttccctgatCAAGGCATACATTGCTCAGTAACTTGTACAAAAGTGAAGCATATCAAAAGTCATATTGAGCAACACGGGAACCATATTCAAAACTTCCATTGTCATTTTGTTTGGACCTCTACTAATGGCTTACTGAGGAAATCACGGCACTTAAATCAAGTAAGCCAGTCCAATTTGAAGTAAACAACAAAATTCTACATGTCTCACGACATTTTATATAAAACTGGTATTTCAAAATAGGATGAAACGGCTCATTTTGAGCATCAGTAATAATCTACTCACCAATTTATTTAGTACTTGGACTAAACAAAGGTCCATCTAATGCAAATTGGCCGAAACAAAGAATGGCAACCTCAGATCTTATACAATTTACTAACTTTTAATAACTGATACTTATGCACCAGAATTAAGGCGGCAGGTTACTAGATATGGATATCTAAGCATGACAAGATTACATGGCCAAGAACTGAATTTAGAGCACAAAGACTTTGGGTTCAGAAAACTGAAACAATCAAGAGGCTAGTAACTTGATTTGAGACTATGATCACCTGCAAATCAAGGGCTCTGAAATCACTATCAAAAGCTTcggtttgaattgaaatttctcGTTTACAAACCCAAGAGCACTTGGATGTTGAAAGTATTCacattaaaacaagtaaacaccaATCATTGCAAACTAAGGAGATTGTGTTCAGATTTACAATCAAAACGCATTACACTACCTTCGGAGAAACGTAAATCATCCTAAAATTTTTTAGCAAAGTCCATCTGAAAAATCTGTACCCTCTCAAGAATAAAATTTCTTAATGGTCTTGGCTGAATTCTGGTTCATTCACTACAAAACCATCACAagatttgtattaaaaaaaggCCACAACAACACATAATCATAGCAAATAGGTAACATAAAACTTAGGcgtgaagaagaaaaaaatgtaccTGATTTTCGTCTCCTAACAAGCTAGTGTTTCGTACATGACTTTGGATTAATGAAGGATTGCATGCCCACATTAATGCCTATTCAAATGCAAATACAGCACAATTATATTGCATGTCTCGagacaaaaataaaagcaaGCTATATATTACCTGACCAGGAGGAATGATCTGAAACCAGTTACTATCCATTAACTCCTTTTTGGCCCCTTTACAAGATAAGGCAAAGAAAGTCTTACAACTCTAGCTATTGTATCTGACAATAATTTCACCTTGTTCTGCAGCCGTTGTTTAAGAAAATGATACAAGTTTAACACTCCTAAAATCTCGAGTGGATACTACCAGAATAAGATATATTCAAAATCACCTTTTGAATACTCGATTAACAATTGAGTAAGCAAAATTGTGGCTCTCAAAGATAGACTGCTCCTTTCATTTAAATTTTGGAAGAATTATTATGAAGCTGTTAGGTTGGATAGCCAAGAACAACTACATAACGATAGAACAATAGCAGAATATGTGCTATTCTTCCTTCAGGTAATTATTTATGGTATTTTTCATCCTTTTGTAGTGATGAAGTAAATGTTAAGGGTTATTTTGTATGGTCATCCACGGAATAATTCAACTGGAAGTAAATACATTTCAAAATGTTTCATTATTGCATAAGATTGAttatgtcattttttttatttgtttgttctTCTATACTGaagatgaaataaatgaaagtacAAGTAGGCACATTGATTGCGTATTTGTTTAGCAAGATGTACTTTGTACCATGCGTTTCCTGTCTTAGGAAATATATAAGTGAGCTTCTCAAATATTGAACGAAGTTGATTTTCTCAAAGAACATGcgactcaaaaaaaaatttttgcaaatAGGATTGGTCGAAAGTTGCAGAAGAGAGCCTAGTACAACCTACAAATGCCTGAAAGAGATTGCCTAGTTCTTATGCAAAGGAAACCTATAAGCAGCAAAAACTTGTCTGCAACATCAGTTTTCCGTTCATTAAAGAAGACAAAATTCCTTCTTTTAGAGGAATTCAAGAAGGCAAAATTGATTATGTCATTGCGTATTTTGCCTTCATGCTCTTTTATGAATGTTCTTACAGATATCGAACCATTTGACTGCTTCTGAAAGTTGACCCTAAAAGACTATAAATTATGATTATGTATATATGCCAGGAACGTGCTTACAAAATTATTAGAGACAAAGTCAATGGTAGTTATCAAAAAGCTTATTatcatcaaaaatattaaaatgttTAAGAATCAATTGTATTTTGTCCGCCAAACTGAAAATCAAAACCACCAAGTCAAATTTCTCTTTGGCATTTCACCGAACATCTTATATGCATTCCCAAATTAATCACATTTAACTTAAACACCTAGTCTCAAGTCCTTTCCTAGATGTTTCATATGGCTATTAAGCATATTTTATCCGTAAACAATCAAAACTACAACCATTTCCTAGATGTTTCAATGGACAATTTCAACCCCAAAATTGCAATAAATTCTTCAAATTCTCAGCCCTGATTTCATAAGAAAATcttgacaaacaaaacaaatgaaatataaataaattacagcAATATAAACAAACGATTTCAAGAGAACATGATGGTCTAACCTCGTCACCGCTATTTTTCATATGCTCTTTGGTTGGCTACCACCGTTGCTAACCCTTTTGTTGTGTCTGATAGAGGGGAAACCCTTTCTCCTGAACCTGTGCTATCTATAAAGCATATTTAGCTTTTCCTCCGCGCCTAGGCAGGCCAATTGATTGACTGAAATGAGAATCaatgcttagtagaaggcagaAATAGAGACTGAGGCATGAAACCTACCAGAAGAGTTTAGCCTGAAGATAGAATTGCTTAGCCCGCTTGatcaattttctaaattttagcaAAAGCTAATCCCGTTCCATAAGATGATGATCGTACTCCTTCCTTTTCCAGGGAAAAATTTCTGAGAAGATAATAAAAAGAAGGGAAGCAACTTTAGAGAGATGTGGAAACCCAAACCGTTTTAGAAACCGATTATTTTCTTACTTtaatatgtaattttttttacttttagtattaataagttttaattaaacaaaagtaacatttgtcaaataataagtaaattaaattattgaaagggtaaatttatatttttgactaaaacttatcttttagGCATATACTTACTCgttttaattaaaaacttactaaagttaatattaattattttaatataatatttaaaaagtcgCTAAAAAATTCGATTTGTCACTAAAGATAATAGAAATCTGTAATAATAGGTTTCCCTAACATCGTTATCATAACTATAGGCACTACAACACTGTCCGATGAGAAATACCAAAGTCTTTGGCAAATTGTAAAGCTTTAAGAAAAGCCAAGCATTCCACATGCTCTGCATTAAGGGCCTCCAAAACTCTTTCAGCCAGTAAAGCTTCCACTTGTCCTTGATGGTCTCTCACCACAACTCCAATTCCAGCCCCAGTATCAGAGAAGGCTCCATCAacatttattttcaaaataccTTCTTCAGGAGCTACCCACTTGGTCGAACACGGTATAACTAAAGATCTCTTCCACCTGACCCTGATTTTATGACTTCTTGTGTTGCATTTCAAAATACCACTATCTTCCACGACCGCTAATGCACCGATAGATGATGGATGCAGTAAACGATAGAGAGAGCGAGATTGCACTGTTGGTCTCTAGCGCCTCAAATCATCATGATAAGAGCTGGATTGACAtcccatcatcatcatcttcatcgaCCCCAACATGGACTTACGACGTCTTTCTAAGTTTCAGAGGCGAAGATACTCGCAGAAGTTTTGTAGCCCATCTCTTCCGAGCTCTTCGCAGCAAAGGCATCTATACTTACAAAGATGATCAGAGATTGGAGAAGGGCAAGTCGATTTCACCCGAACGTTTGCAAGCAATCCAAGAATCGTTGTTTTCAATCGTAATATTCTCCAAGGGCTATGCATCCTCGACGTGGTGCTTGGAGGAACTTGTAAAGATCACCGAATGTCACGAGATCATTGGACAATCTGTGTATGTGTTGCCAATATTCTACGACGTCGATCCGTCAGACGTACGCAAGCAGAGGAATAGCTTCGCCGATGCTTTTGCCAAACACGAGAGAGACCATAGCCCGGAGATGGTGCAGAAGTGGAAGGAAGCTATGTCTCAAGCAGCCGGCATATCAGGCTGGCACTCTTGTGATTTCGCAGATGAGTAAGTACTACCACCCAGCTTCATGGTTGCCCACTTGCCTTGCCTAGCTAGCACGTGTATGATTTTTTAATTACACACGTTATACTAAAAAGACTTGTAATTTACTTAGTTGAAATAATAAATTGATTAACATAATAAACCAATATTTTGAGAACCAAAACATTTTCTATGcttttgcaaaagaaaaaaaaaagtgtcgtAGGAAGCCTTACTAACACAACGCAACGTTCTATCTTTGGATATATGTTTAATTGATCAATGCATATATAGGAGGTGACAAACAAATAAGTGTAACGCAAATCGTTAAATTGAAATCCCGTTTGCCAAGTGAGTTTTTTTTGTGtttatctaaaactttactgtagtttactttagaagttgtagaaaaaatttttgaagtgtgtaaagtTTCGGATATTTTGAAGTTttctgtatagtttaaaaactttgataaatttttgaaagttactataattaaagtttttaaaaaaacttgtgGCAGACAAATTTGTCCAAAAACTTGTTTGCCAAACAAGGATGTAAGTATGCGATAAGTTTAAATACGTATCATTACAAGGAAGAGTTCTGGTAGTATAGTAAAAAAACTTCTTTATAAACGTAAGAACGGGAACTCATCAACTGGGagcaaattatatatttttacaaGTATTAGAGAACCAAATACTACTTAATTACCTACCTATTGAGATGAAGAGTTAAGCTATATTATGTATTTGAGACATAGTATTTGgcctgtttttgtttttttttttgaataagcTCAACTCCTCAAAGCTGTGTTGAGGTCGTACCGGTGCCGTTACTTTCTGGTTTCAGCTTGTTATAGATTGAAAAAATATTTCGTAGTGAAGGACAGTTCTCAGACCTACAAAATCATTTTGCTATGCATTAACTTGGATGTTAGTGTTACTTAACGGTCGCTTCGATGGTGTGATATCCaccatatatattgtgattgtATAAGACTAATAGCACGTTTGTTTGCAGTAATAACTAATACTTACTCAATTCGTATTACTAATTAATGTCGTGCTTGGACATTTTGATGGATCAATCAACAGCGATGAGTTCATCGAGAAATTTGTTCAAGACCTGCATAGTCAATTGCACCAGTTTGAACTACCACCTGGCGAACATAATCTGGTGGGAGTAGGATCTCATACGGAGGAAGTCATTTCGTTGATGGATTTGAGAAGTCCCGAAGTCCGCATAGTGGGACTCCACGGGAAGGTGGGAATAGGCAAGACAACTGTTGCCAGAGCCCTTTTTGACAGATTATCTGACAAGTATGAAGCTGCTTGTTTTCTGGATGATGTTGGCCAAATTTCCCAGAAACACGGAGTGGATTATTTACAAGAAATCCTACTCTCCGAGATGCTCAAGCTAAGAAACGTCAAGATAAGAAGCACGAGCGAAGGGCTGAGTATGATGGCACGCCGGTTTCGAAACCTGAGGACCCTAATCGTTCTTGATGCTGTGGACCATGCAAACCAGTTGGAGGCCTTGGCAGGAAAACGCAACTGGTTTGGTGGCGGGAGTAGAATTGTCATAACAGCAAGAGATGAAGAGTTGCTGTCTAAATATGGAGCTGATGGTACGTATAAGGTGTACGGATTGTCCTACAACCAAGCTAAACAGCTCTTCAGTCTCCACGCATTTGGGAGCAGAACTCCTGGAGCTTTCAGAAAGCACTTGGTTGGTCCAATTTGTAGTATTTGCAGGCTTCCCTCGTCTATTAAAGCCTGGGCTTCTTTGGTCCGCGGTCGAGATATAGCCTGGAGGGAGGTTTTTACAACGATCAAACCAAATGGTTTCGTTTCGGGCGTTTGTTTCTTTGCTGCCCAACTCTTATGTAACATATTTTTTACTGAACAACTTAGGTTACTGAAGAAGCACGAAACTTCCCCTGACCGAGCTGACCTGGTGAGCTCGGTGTGCCGATGGAAGAGCTGGTCCCAatcctgcaaaacaaacaagggTAAACTAGCAGTGGGGGCCCGAGGGTTGTCCCCGAGGGCGCTCCGACGGTCAAATTAATTCCTGGTTGGCGGACGGGGCGGTTTT contains the following coding sequences:
- the LOC140015291 gene encoding F-box protein At4g00755-like translates to MSTVTRAIEISNIVEPVESRINEPIEWACLKRDHKVYAFLAQGIASFPRKECLSEALGASSTDNYPDESIQNTPEPSDRIGQRPSYWSNKGEIDSAVPETLTYKLMAKLCVITEIHIQPFQVYFQFGSPIYPAKAVRFLMGDLYCWYGSTNGGRSVFSCTRILS
- the LOC140015275 gene encoding TMV resistance protein N-like — encoded protein: MDAVNDRESEIALLVSSASNHHDKSWIDIPSSSSSSTPTWTYDVFLSFRGEDTRRSFVAHLFRALRSKGIYTYKDDQRLEKGKSISPERLQAIQESLFSIVIFSKGYASSTWCLEELVKITECHEIIGQSVYVLPIFYDVDPSDVRKQRNSFADAFAKHERDHSPEMVQKWKEAMSQAAGISGWHSCDFADDDEFIEKFVQDLHSQLHQFELPPGEHNLVGVGSHTEEVISLMDLRSPEVRIVGLHGKVGIGKTTVARALFDRLSDKYEAACFLDDVGQISQKHGVDYLQEILLSEMLKLRNVKIRSTSEGLSMMARRFRNLRTLIVLDAVDHANQLEALAGKRNWFGGGSRIVITARDEELLSKYGADGTYKVYGLSYNQAKQLFSLHAFGSRTPGAFRKHLVGPICSICRLPSSIKAWASLVRGRDIAWREVFTTIKPNGFVSGVCFFAAQLLCNIFFTEQLRLLKKHETSPDRADLLVCATIYTRLGVRPPYVSELALNSSQSRAWGDPPALCGAALGSIPEP